TAAAAGATTTAAGGGGCTAAGATGTTTGAGCTTTGAATAAAGGCCAACTCCTGCTATTCCGCCCAAAATAGCGCCAAAAATCCCGAGTCCCCCCTCCCAGACCAAAAAGATTTTAAGAGGGGAGTGGGAATAATAAGAAAAAGTGGAAAAGATATGGTAAACCCTGGCGCCGATAAGAGCAAAAATAAAGGCCCAAATTAATCCCTTTTCAGCCAAAGGAAAAGAAAGCTGATATTTTTGATAATTCAGCCGACAATAAAAGTAAATGGTCAAAAGGCCGATGGCGATTAGAAGACCATAAGGTTTAATCATTAGGCGTGATTATTATCTCAGACGCAATATTCACCGTCAAATAGTCTATAATTTGCTTATGAACATAAAGATAAAGACAGCTAAAAGCAGTGATTGGGAGCTGATCCAGAAATTGAATAATGAGGTCTTTTTAAATGATGAGGAAAACGATGATGACCTTGACTTAGATTGGCCTTTTTCCGAGAAAGGTATTGACTATTACCAAAAACTCGCCAGTGGCAAATATGGAAAATGTTATATTGCCTACCTAGGTAAAATACCTGTGGGTTATGTGGCGCTGGCGATAAAGAATTTCGGCTATCGTAAAAGTAAATATGTTGAGATAGAAAACATCGGGGTTAACCCAGAATACCGTTCCCAAGGAATAGGAAAGTTATTAGTAGATGCTTCTGTTAGATGGGCGAAAGAACAAAAGGCGACGAAATTATTCGTTTCCGCTTACTGGAATAGCAAGAGGGCAATCAATTTCTATAAGAAGAATGGTTTTTATGAGATAGGAATTGAATTAGATAGAAAGATTTAACTTTCAATAGTCGCCTGCTGTTTTAGTGACCCCACACGGATTCGAACCGTGGTTCACAGGCTGAAAACCTGCTGTCCTAGGCCACTAGACGATGGGGCCTTATCATTGAAGGAAACCTATGGTTTTCTTCAAAAAACTTTTCAAAGTTGTAATTTATTTTGAGCAAAGCGAAAAACAAGCTTTGCTTATAATTCTTTTCTACTACCTCTTTATTTCTTGCCGATGATTAAAGGATAAAATCGGGTGAGGCGTGAAGGGATCGAACCTTCGACCAACTGCTTAAAAGGCAGATGCTCTACCACTGAGCTAACGCCCCTCACTCTTGGGAAAAACCTACGGTTTTTCCTCAAGCCTTTTCCCTAAGATGAGTTTTGGCGGATCATCATTCGGAGCTTTCCGTCAAAACAATCTATAACCTATTTAAATTACTTTTTACTTCTTGCCGAGTTTCTATGAAACTAAATTATCAATCCAGCCTTAAAATTTTACCATAAAATTGGCAGTGATACAACCACGGTCAAAGTCATCTTGTCATCTGCAATTCCCTCTATTTCTTGCCATTCTTGGCTTTGTTTCATAAAATTGTTTATCAATGAAGCAGAGGTTTCATATCAATATTGAAATAAAGGCCAAGTGTGCCAACTTTGATAAGATTAGAAAGGTTTTAAAAAGAAAAGGCGCATTATTCGTTGGCAAAGACCATCAGGTTGACACTTATTTTGTTGTTCA
This window of the Patescibacteria group bacterium genome carries:
- a CDS encoding GNAT family N-acetyltransferase, with product MNIKIKTAKSSDWELIQKLNNEVFLNDEENDDDLDLDWPFSEKGIDYYQKLASGKYGKCYIAYLGKIPVGYVALAIKNFGYRKSKYVEIENIGVNPEYRSQGIGKLLVDASVRWAKEQKATKLFVSAYWNSKRAINFYKKNGFYEIGIELDRKI